CGATACTTGGCGCGCTGGCGTCGAATGTGCTTGTCGTAGTGCCCATTCCGGATGAACTCGGCCATGGTCAGCTGCGCGATCGCGTCGACGTACCACTGCTGGCCGCCGGCCACGGCCAGGACCCGGTCCAGCAGGTCGGTGGGCACCACCATCCAGCCCAGCCGCAACACCGGCGAGAGGCTCTTGCTCGGGGACCCGAGGTACAGCACCCGCTGCGGGTCCAGGCTCTGCAGCGCGCCGACAGGCTGTCGGTCGTAACGGAATTCGCCGTCGTAGTCGTCCTCGAGGAGGTAGCTGTCGGTGCGCTGCGCCCACCGCACCAGGGCGGTGCGCCGGGACGGGTGCAGCGGTACGCCGTGTGGGTAGTGGTGGGCCGGCGTGACCAGCATGGCCGGGACGTCGAGGTCGTCCAATTCCTCGACCGCCGCGCCCATGTCGTCGATGCCGACCGGGACGGTGCGGGCCCCGGCCGCGGTGATGCAGTCGCGAAAGAGGAAGAGCCCGTAGGCCTCCACGGCGATGGGGCCGGCCGGGCCGAACACCCGGGCCGCCAGTTCGACGGCATGCCGGGTCCCGGCGCAGATCACCACGTTGTCGGCCCCGACGTGCACGCCGCGGGTGCGCGACAGGTACTCGGCCAGCGCCTCGCGCAGTTCGGGCCGCCCGCGGGGGTCGCCCATCCGCAGCGCCTCGGTGGGCGCGGTGTTCAGCGCGCGTCGGGCCGAGGACAACCATGCCGCGCGTGGAAACGCCGACACATCCGGGGAACCCGGCATCAGATTGTGGGTGGGGGTGGCACGGGTGCCGCGGGGCCGAGCCGGGACACTCGGGCGCGCCGGGCTCACCACCCAGGTCCCCGCGCCCTGACGCGACGCCAGCCAGCCCTCGGCGATCAGTTCCGCGTAGGCATCGGCGACGGTGTTACGGGACAGGCCGAGGTCTGCGGCCAGCGTCCGCGACGGCGGCAGCACCGTACCTGCGCTCAGGCGCCCCGAGCGCACGGCGTCGCGCAACGCACCCAGCAACACGTCGCGCACGCCGCGGCTGCCGGGGGTGATCGACTCGCGCAGGTCGAGGTGCAGGTCCCGCGCCCCCGTATTGGCCCACGAACTCACGCTGTGATTGCACCACAAACGCGGGCCGATCCGGGGTTAGCGTCGATGACATGACACCGACACTGACCGCCGAGCGCCTCGATCTGAACCGGGTTTCTCCGGAGATCTACGCGGCGATGATCGCCCTCGACACCGCTGCCCGCCAGGATCTGGACCCCACCCTGGCCGAGCTGATCAAGATTCGGGCCTCGCAGATCAACCACTGCGCCAACTGCATCGACATGCACACCCACGCCGCCCGCAGACGCGGCGAGACCGAGCAGCGCATCTACCTGCTCTCGGCCTGGCGGGAGATGCCGGAGCTCTACACCGAGCGGGAGCGCGCGGCGCTCGCGTTGACCGAGGAGATGACCGTGCTCTCCGGTGGCGAGCACGTCTCGGACGAGGTGTATGCGCAAGCCGCGGCGGTTTTCGCCGAGCGGGAGCTCGGCCAGGTGATCGCGATGGCGTTGACCATCAACGCCTGGAACCGGATTGCCGTGACCACCCGCATGCGCCCGCCCGTGCGCAGTTAGGGCCGTTCGGCCTGACGGTCGGTGCCCGCTGTCCCTGGCAGGATCGCCGGGACGGCACGACAATGACGTCATGAGCGCCGATACCGCACCGGTCACCACGTTGAGCGACCAAGAGAGCTGGGAACTGCTGTCCGGCGTGCACCTGGGCCGGTTGGTCACGGTCATCGGCGGGCAGGCCGAGATCTTCCCGGTGAACTTCGTGGTCCAGCGGGGCACCATCCTGTTCCGCAGCGCGGAGGGCACCAAGCTGTTCGGCACCGTGATGAACGAGCGGGTGCTGTTCGAGGCCGACGACCACAACGTGGTCGAGGGGTGGAGCGTCATCGTCCGCGGCAACGCCGAGGTGCTGTACAGCTCCGAGGACATCGACGAGGCCGAACAGGCCGGGCTGTACCCCTGGATCGCGACGCTGAAGCTGCGCTACGTCCGGATCACCCCCACCGAGATCTCGGGCCGACGCTTCGTCTTCGGCCCCGAACCCGACGCCGGTCACGTCCCCGGCTGAGCTCCCGCTACACCCAGTACGGCACCCGCGCGCGGTACTGGCGCATGGCCAACAGCGCGATCGCCCAGCCCACGACCGTCAGCACCAGCACCACCAGCCAGTGCCGCAACTCCTGGGTGTCACCCAGCAGCGGCGCCCGCACAATGTCGAGGTAGTGCAGCAGTGGGTTCAGCTCGACGATCTTGATCCAGTCCTGAGCGCCCTGCTGCTGCAGCGTCTTGTCGTTCCAGATGATCGGCGTCATGAAGAACAACAACTGCACGATCGCGACGAGCAGCGGGTTGATGTCGCGGTAGCGGGTCGCCAGGATGCCGAAACACAGCGACACCCACACGCAGTTCAGCATGATCAGTCCGAGCGCCAAGATGAACGAAAGATCCGCCCAGGACCAGGGTTTCGGGAAGATGATGGCGATGATGACGTAGATGATGATGTTGTGGCCGAACAGGATCATCTGCCGCCACACCAGCCGGTAGACGTGCACGCTCAGCGGCGTCGGGAGCTGTTTGATCAGGCCCTCGTTGGCGACGAACACCTCCGAGCCCTCGATGATCGCCGCATTGATCAGGTTCCAGACGATCAGCCCCAGCGTCACATACGGCAGGTGCTCGGCCAGCTCGAGCTTGAACAGCTTCGAGTACAGGGCGCCCATGGCGATCGCCGTGGTGCCGGTGGCGATGGTGATCCAGAACGGCCCCAGCACCGACCGCCGGTACCGCTGCTTGATGTCCTGCCAGCCCAGGTGCAGCCACAGTTCGCGGCGTGCGAATCCCTCCACGAGGTCGCGACGGGCCCGGCGGAAGGTCTTGGACTCGGCGGTCGCATCGGTGAACGTCATCGTTGTCCTCTCCCGTCGCTGCCCTCGCCCCGGAAGAACCGCTCGTTTCTGCCCAGGCGGCGCAGCCGCACCCATTCCCGGAATCCCGTGGGGTCGCGACGGGACACCAGAAAGTACCAGCCGAACCGCAGCCATTCCTGTGGCAGCAGCTTGCGCATGCCGGGCTGGGACAGCAGGTAGCCGCGGTTGCGGTAGGTGAAGAAGCGCTTGGTCTCGTTGTCCGGGTACTGGGTGTGCATCCGTCCGCCCAGGATCGGCTTGAACTCGTCACCGCCCTGCGGGTGCAGGTACACCGCGTCCAGGCAGGTGCCGAACGCCAGGCCCGACCGAACCAGCCGGCGGTGCACCTCCACCTCGTCGCCGCGGAAGAACAACCGAATATCCGGCACCCCAACCGCTTCCACGGTGGATGCCCGGAACAGCGCACCGTTGAACAGCGAGGCGATGCCGGGCAGCAAGTCGTCGCCGCCGTCGCTTCGCAACTCCGAAACCCTTCGGCGCCACACCAATCCGCGCCGCAGCGGGAATGCCAGCCGCTGCGGGTCGTCCAGGTCGCACACCATCGGCGACACCTCGGCCAACCCGTGGCGCCGCGCGCAGTCCAGCAGGGTGCTCAACACCTCGGGCCCGTCGGGACGGCCGTCGTCGTCGGCGAGCCAGATCCAGTCCGCGCCGGCGGCCAGCGCGTGCAGCATGCCGAGGGCGAATCCGCCGGCGCCACCGAGGTTGCGCCGCGACGGCAGGTAGGTCGACGGGATGGGTTGCCCGGCAACCAGTTCCGCCACCCGCGCGTCGTCGTCGTTGTCGACGACGATCAGGTGATCGGGGCGACGCCGTTGTGCCGCCAACGCGTCCAGCGACTTCGCCAA
This DNA window, taken from Mycolicibacterium sp. MU0050, encodes the following:
- a CDS encoding carboxymuconolactone decarboxylase family protein, which produces MTPTLTAERLDLNRVSPEIYAAMIALDTAARQDLDPTLAELIKIRASQINHCANCIDMHTHAARRRGETEQRIYLLSAWREMPELYTERERAALALTEEMTVLSGGEHVSDEVYAQAAAVFAERELGQVIAMALTINAWNRIAVTTRMRPPVRS
- a CDS encoding PLP-dependent aminotransferase family protein — protein: MSSWANTGARDLHLDLRESITPGSRGVRDVLLGALRDAVRSGRLSAGTVLPPSRTLAADLGLSRNTVADAYAELIAEGWLASRQGAGTWVVSPARPSVPARPRGTRATPTHNLMPGSPDVSAFPRAAWLSSARRALNTAPTEALRMGDPRGRPELREALAEYLSRTRGVHVGADNVVICAGTRHAVELAARVFGPAGPIAVEAYGLFLFRDCITAAGARTVPVGIDDMGAAVEELDDLDVPAMLVTPAHHYPHGVPLHPSRRTALVRWAQRTDSYLLEDDYDGEFRYDRQPVGALQSLDPQRVLYLGSPSKSLSPVLRLGWMVVPTDLLDRVLAVAGGQQWYVDAIAQLTMAEFIRNGHYDKHIRRQRAKYRRRRDELVHRLRHLTPGIEISGVPAGLHLLLKLPAGTERAVLQRAGDAGVALEGLSRARHPQAGPQVPRPDGVVVNFGTLADHAFGAAVDALVEVLTAALHGVR
- a CDS encoding ABC transporter permease, with translation MTFTDATAESKTFRRARRDLVEGFARRELWLHLGWQDIKQRYRRSVLGPFWITIATGTTAIAMGALYSKLFKLELAEHLPYVTLGLIVWNLINAAIIEGSEVFVANEGLIKQLPTPLSVHVYRLVWRQMILFGHNIIIYVIIAIIFPKPWSWADLSFILALGLIMLNCVWVSLCFGILATRYRDINPLLVAIVQLLFFMTPIIWNDKTLQQQGAQDWIKIVELNPLLHYLDIVRAPLLGDTQELRHWLVVLVLTVVGWAIALLAMRQYRARVPYWV
- a CDS encoding glycosyltransferase family 2 protein, which gives rise to MSVFVCAVVVTHRRPDELAKSLDALAAQRRRPDHLIVVDNDDDARVAELVAGQPIPSTYLPSRRNLGGAGGFALGMLHALAAGADWIWLADDDGRPDGPEVLSTLLDCARRHGLAEVSPMVCDLDDPQRLAFPLRRGLVWRRRVSELRSDGGDDLLPGIASLFNGALFRASTVEAVGVPDIRLFFRGDEVEVHRRLVRSGLAFGTCLDAVYLHPQGGDEFKPILGGRMHTQYPDNETKRFFTYRNRGYLLSQPGMRKLLPQEWLRFGWYFLVSRRDPTGFREWVRLRRLGRNERFFRGEGSDGRGQR
- a CDS encoding pyridoxamine 5'-phosphate oxidase family protein gives rise to the protein MSADTAPVTTLSDQESWELLSGVHLGRLVTVIGGQAEIFPVNFVVQRGTILFRSAEGTKLFGTVMNERVLFEADDHNVVEGWSVIVRGNAEVLYSSEDIDEAEQAGLYPWIATLKLRYVRITPTEISGRRFVFGPEPDAGHVPG